The Trichomycterus rosablanca isolate fTriRos1 chromosome 6, fTriRos1.hap1, whole genome shotgun sequence DNA segment CTGAAGTGCTCTGTGTCTCGGGAGCACGTGTGGCGCCCTCTGGTGTTTGGGAGTGGTACTGCGGTGGTGTTAGTGTATCCAAGAGTCCTGAGATCGCTCGTTCCACTTCGGTAGAGCCGGACGGATCCGGGACTGACGGTTTATCTTCAGCTTTTATGGTTTTCTCTTTGGGGTCGACATTTATGATTTTGGGCGTGTTTATTACAACTGTGCTGGCGTGTTCAGCATGTGTATCCACGGTAACGTCTGCGTTTGTTGTTTCAGTAAcgattgtgtttatttttacaaacaCGTCGATTTCTCTGCTGGGGTCTGTAGGATCTTCTCCTCTTTCTGGAGCTTCTCCTTCCTTTGAAGAATCTTCTAGATTATTTAAAGCCTCagcctcttcctcctcctctttttCCTCCTGTTTTTCTGAATCTTCCTCGTCCTCCACCTCGTCCTTCACCTGGTCCTCCACCTCGTCCTCCTCGGCCTGTGTTTCCTCCCGTTTTTCTGAATCTTCCACCTGGTCCTCCACCTGGTCCTCCTCGGCCTGTGTTTCCTCCTGGTGGAGCTCCACTTCCTCTCCCTCGTCGGTAATGATCACTCGTTCGGCCCTGATGACGGCTGCGCTCTCGTGCTCCTCCTCACAGAGACCCTGTCCAGGCTCGGCCTCCGTGTATCCCAGGAAAAGGAGCGTCTCTACGCCGTTGCTGACGTCGGTAACATGGTGCAGATTGGCATCGTGGGATTTCTCCTCTGCGTTGGTGCAGTTGGTGAGGGACGAGGCTGGTGAAGAGTCGTCGTGTTCTTCATCGCTGTTCAAATCATCAGAGTTCAACAAACTTCCTGTAAAGCAGAGATCAACGTCAGGGCTGCGTCCTAAATCACTGTTCCCTCATTAGTACACCCTACACTGGAGTAAATACAGGGTGGAGGTAGTAATGATATAATGGTAATGAATATGGACGTAGGTTGGGTATAGGTAGAGTGGATGTACAATGAAAGGATGGTGGATGTATAGTGGTTGGTGTAGATGGGTGTAGAATGCATGTATGGTGAATGTATGATAGATGTAGGGTGGGTGGAGGTAAAGTGGATGTATGGTGAATGTATGATAGATGTAGGGTGGGTGGAGGTAAAGTGGATGTATGGTGAATGTATGATAGATGTAGGGTGGGTGGAGGTAAAGTGGATGTATGGTGGATGTATGATAGATGTAGGGTGGGTGGAGGTAAAGTGGATGTATGGTGAATGTATGATAGATGTAGGGTGGGTGGAGGTAAAGTGGATGTATGGTGAATGTATGATAGATGTAGGGTGGGTGGAGGTAAAGTGGATGTATGGTGAATGTATGATAGATGTAGGGTGGGTGGAGGTAAAGTGGATGTATGGTGAATGTATGATAGATGTAGGGTGGGTGGAGGTAAAGTGGATGTATGGTGAATGTATGATAGATGTAGGGTGGGTGGAGGTAAAGTGGATGTATGGTGAATGTATGATAGATGTAGGGTGGGTGGAGGTAAAGTGGATGTATGGTGAATGTATGATAGATGTAGGGTGGGTGGAGGTAAAGTGGATGTATGGTGAATGTATGATAGATGTAGGGTGGGTGGAGGTAAAGTGGATGTATGATAGATGTAGGGTGGGTGGAGGTAAAGTGGATGTATGGTGAATGTATGATAGATGTAGGGTGGGTGGAGGTAAAGTGGATGTATGGTGAATGTATGATAGATGTAGGGTGGGTGGAGGTAAAGTGGATGTATGGTGGATGTATGATAGATGTAGGGTGGGTGGAGGTAAAGTGGATGTATGGTGGATGTATGATAGATGTAGGGTGGGTGGAGGTAAAGTGGATGTATGGTGGATGTATGATAGATGTAGGGTGGGTGGAGGTAAAGTGGATGTATGGTGGATGTAGGATAGATGTAGGGTGGGTGGAGGTAAAGTGGATGTATGGTGAATATAGGGTGGATGTATGGTGGAGGCAGGGTGGATATAGGGGGGATGTAATATTACTAGTAATGTTAATGTATTTGGATGAATGTTGGATGTAGTTATTAACAGTCTTACCAGATGAAGCAGCTCTAGAGGAGAAACACCAAAAATGCAGGAAAAAagataaaagaataaaagagaTAAAAGAGGAAGCAGGTTAGTGTTCTCATCATCTTCTTCTTCAAAGCTTTTTGTttgtgtcacgtgggaagaagggAGGACTCACACGCAGAGATAAAtaacaaattatattttatttattaataatgaacagaaaaataaacagagaaaataaaaaggcaAAATCAAAAACCGAACGGAACCTCTGACGGAAGCTGCAGAAGCAGCAAACTGAAAAAGACAAAAGGAAAAGATGAAAAgcggacgcgaaccccggtctaTAAGGCGAGAGCCGGGAAAAGCGCGTAAGCGCTGAAAGCGCTACGGTGAGCGGGTGCGGGAGAAAGAACCTCCGCTGACGTCTAGCCCCAGCGCAGCGGTAGGCTAGCGTAGGAATCAATCGGCGAGAGGTCAGCTTACGGTCGCAGTAGCTGAAGCACACCgatctgaaaaagagaaaaagatgcAAGTTCAGTTAGACAAGCTCACATATGCgaattcgaaccggggatgctggcAGATCAACCGAGTGCtttacggagtcgccacccagcggttattGAACCCAATGACTAAATTCACTAAGAGCACTATAGCGGTGAATGCACCAGCGCCGTATCGCGGAGCTGAATGAAACCGCTAATGCTAAGTGCTAGGCGAGTAAACAAACTgcagtacgaggactgcacggcgtcgcaccacgctagtTCTAAAGAGGAGAAGGAACCCTAGCTACCTCGaccttgcggtctacacacccgaatggcCTTTTGCCACCAGGGGAACCACCTAAGGCTACGAACGgagcgtggacgagctgccaaaGAGAGagcgaaaacaaacaaaaggtgcgacacccgcagCCGTGTGGTGCTGGCTTAAATAGGCCAgcccacagctgcgggtgatcagccctaatgagAGACCCACTACTTAAGgctttgttttctgagctctgtaagacctgtttcgctgggaacccggggcacgttcaccagctactacagacctcgttatagttTGTGGTTATTAGGATGAGCTTCAGAACGCTGCTCCTCACCTAACACACCTTCACCTCACCAGAATCTGATTTCATCTATTTAATAAAGAACAGAGACGTTTTAAATTGCTCGTCCCAAACGTTCTGATGGTGTTTCCACAGGAAGATCAGATTAGAGACGCTCGTCTGATCCAATCAGAATGAAGCTGAGATCAGATTTAATCAGTCGGGATCAGTGTGTGGAGATTCTGGTTCTGATTAAACACTGATGAGACTGAGACTGTTAGAGAGGAAAGAGAAGCAAaaggacagagagagagagagagagagtacagGTGAGAGTGTACAGGTGAGAGTGTACAGGTGTGAGGGTTACCTGTCGGGGGCGGAGTCTCAGTTCTCTCCTTCAGCACTTTCTGTGAGGGGAAACAGAAATGATCTGAATCAAACACACACCCGCACCAGAACTTCTGATACTGaatcagaactaaacagaactgaGAATAACTGAATCAGAACTGAAAAGAACAGAAATAAACAGAATGTAaaagaactgaacagaactgaTCAGAACATTTTGAGGTCGCTGCTTTTCTTTCCTGTTTGATTGGTTATATTATGAGTAAATATCCGTACGTGTGTAGATAGTTTCAGTCCTTCATCCTCAGCGGGTCGAGAGCCGGGGGTAGAGCGTGTGATAAAGCTGTGATACTCGGGGAGTTGGGTTTTAATTCACGGTGCTGTCAGGATCAAACCCCCCCACCCGGATCAGACGATCCTACTGACAGAACCAACACCTCTACTCCATTCACTCAAAGTTACacttcatatttattatttatatttgtattatattttccCACTACAAGCATCCAGTCGTGCCTGTTAAACATATAGGGTGAGTGTAAGAATACTACAACGGTAATGTATACAGATAGAGGGTGGATGTAAGGTGTCGGGTGGTTATAGGGTGAGTAGAAGGTGCATGCAGTAATACTATAACGGTAATATATACAGATAGAAGGTGGATTTTGGGACATCacagtatgtaaaataatgttgaataCTGTTGAGGGTGGATCTAGTAATACACtggtaatgtaaaataatgtatagaGAGTGGATGTAAGGTGTCGGGTGGTTATAGGGTGGATGCAGTAATACtataatgtatatttacatttacattttcagcatacgcttttatccaaagcgacttacagttatgactgaacatgattttaagcaattaagggttaagggcctttctcagggggccaaaagtggcaacttggtggtggcttgaaccggcaaccttctgataactagtccagtaccttaacctttaTCACTGCTGGAAAGTGAATTAAGGGACATCACAGCATGTTAAATACTGTTGAGGGTGAATGTAAGGTGTAGGGTGGGTGCAGTAACATAATGGTAAGTAGAGTTGTAGGGTGGTTATTGTATAGAGATAGATGGTGGATTTTGGGATACACAGCATGTTAAATACTGTTGAGGAAGGATGAAAGGTGGATGcagtaatataatagtaatgtatataatgtatagagGGTGGGTGTAGGGTGTAGGGTGGGTGTAGGGTGTCATGTGGGCGTGTAGAGGTTGTAGGGTggatgtatataatgtatagagGGTGGGTGTAGGGTGGGTAGAGGGTGGGTGTAGGGTGTCGTGTGGTTGTAGGGCATGTAGAGGTTGTAGGGTggatgtatataatgtatagagGGTGGGTGTAGGGTGGGTAGAGGGTGGGTGTAGGGTGTCGTGTGGTTGTAGGGCATGTAGAGGTTGTAGGGTggatgtatataatgtatagagGGTGGATGTAAGGTGTAGGGTGGGTGTAGGGTGTCGTGTGGTTGTAGGGCGTGTAGAGGTTGTAGGGTggatgtatataatgtatagagGGTGGATGTAAGGTGTAGGGTGGGTGTAGGGTGTCGTGTGGTTGTAGGGCGTGTAGAGGTTGTAGGGTggatgtatataatgtatagagGGTGGATGTAAGATGTAGGGTGGGTGTAGGGTGTCGTGTGGTTGTAGGGCGTGTAGAGGTTGTAGGGTggatgtatataatgtatagagGGTGGATGTAAGGTGTAGGGTGGGTGTAGGGTGTCGTGTGGTTGTAGGGCGTGTAGAGGTTGTAGGGTggatgtatataatgtatagagGGTGGGTGTAGGGTGGGTGTAGGGTGGGTAGAGGGTGGGTGTAGGGTGTCGTGTGGTTGTAGGGCGTGTAGAGGTTGTAGGGTggatgtatataatgtatagagGGTGGGTGTAGGGTGGGTAGAGGGTGGGTGTAGGGTGTCGTGTGGTTGTAGGGCGTGTAGAGGTTTTAGGGTggatgtatataatgtatagagGGTGGGTGTAGGGTGTCGTGTGGTTGTAGGGCGTGTAGAGGTTGTAGGGTggatgtatataatgtatagagGGTGGATGTAAGATGTAGGGTGGGTGTAGGGTGTCCAG contains these protein-coding regions:
- the palm3 gene encoding paralemmin-3 encodes the protein MDEAEKYQKRLQAIAEKRRLLEEEERAKRQQEDEKLRLQQLRRKSLRDQWLMEATPPSPNSSGPQSPPWSPRVQQIEEHVDKLQSDTLEQKHVRMDEASESTPSHTHHHGNGEKVLKERTETPPPTGSLLNSDDLNSDEEHDDSSPASSLTNCTNAEEKSHDANLHHVTDVSNGVETLLFLGYTEAEPGQGLCEEEHESAAVIRAERVIITDEGEEVELHQEETQAEEDQVEDQVEDSEKREETQAEEDEVEDQVKDEVEDEEDSEKQEEKEEEEEAEALNNLEDSSKEGEAPERGEDPTDPSREIDVFVKINTIVTETTNADVTVDTHAEHASTVVINTPKIINVDPKEKTIKAEDKPSVPDPSGSTEVERAISGLLDTLTPPQYHSQTPEGATRAPETQSTSASKNNGTQKSPGPSSPSAQFQEIPLDGTPVEEEPLLATRVEPLMDGTNQKGADTPKTKSCKCCTVM